A part of Anas acuta chromosome 26, bAnaAcu1.1, whole genome shotgun sequence genomic DNA contains:
- the CIST1 gene encoding uncharacterized homolog, translating to MEAEASTSPSGSTAPNSSSSGHPDLVPTPTSPAAPTKSPAPITAPAPSPSNASATGPSTAPATGPSTAPATGPSTAPATSHITAPTPGPSTAPIIGPSLGAGPPENPPSKTNPGLVVVICLFVAVLVGAAALLLVRLCRCRTPGFQRLDEVPMSKVSEGFPFAHRPPR from the exons ATGGAGGCCGAGGCGAGCACGTCCCCATCCGGCTCCACAGCACCAAATTCATCCTCGTCGGGGCACCCCGACCTCGTTCCTACTCCCACCTCTCCTGCTGCGCCCACCAAGAGCCCTGCTCCCATCACAgcaccagcccccagccccagcaacGCCTCGGCCACTggtcccagcacagctccagccacTGGTCCCAGCACAGCTCCGGCCACTGGTCCCAGCACAGCTCCGGCCACCAGCCACATCACTGCCCCGACCCCcggccccagcacagctcccatcATCGGCCCCAGCCTTGGGGCCGGCCCCCCAG AGAATCCCCCCTCCAAAACCAACCCCGGCCTGGTCGTCGTCATCTGCCTCTTCGTGGCCGTGCTGGTGGGGGCCGCGGCGCTGCTGCTGGTGCGGCTGTGCCGCTGCAGGACCCCCGGCTTCCAGCGGCTGGACGAGGTGCCCATG AGCAAGGTGTCGGAGGGGTTCCCCTTCGCCCACCGCCCCCCCAGATGA
- the JUND gene encoding LOW QUALITY PROTEIN: transcription factor JunD (The sequence of the model RefSeq protein was modified relative to this genomic sequence to represent the inferred CDS: deleted 2 bases in 2 codons): MMKKDALGLPLPEQVAAALKAPGATAVTAATAAAAASTAGGGDAPTTGLLGSAELGLLKLASPELERLIIQSNGLVTTTPTSGQFLYPKAAASEEQEFAEGFVKALEDLHKQNQLGGGGGGGTGSTGGAAVAASGGGGGGSGGGGGAGELPTAGLAPEPPVYANLSSYPAVSYAAEPGPFAPPPPRLPPPPPPPPPLKDEPQIVPEVPSFGESPPLSPIDMDTQERIKAERKRLRNRIAASKCRKRKLERISRLEEKVKSLKSQNTELASTASLLREQVAQLKQKVLSHVNSGCQLLPQHQHQVPAY; encoded by the exons ATGATGAAGAAGGACGCCCTCGGCCTGCCGCTGCCCGAGCAGGTGGCGGCGGCTCTCAAAGCACCGGGAGCCACGGCGGTGACGGCggcgacggcggcggcggcagcgagCACGGCGGGCGGAGGCGATGCCCCAACCACCGGGCTGCTGGGCTCGGccgagctggggctgctgaagCTGGCGTCCCCCGAGCTGGAGCGGCTCATCATCCAGTCCAACGGGCTGGTGACCACCACGCCGACCAGTGGGCAGTTCCTCTACCCCAAAGCGGCCGCCTCGGAGGAGCAGGAGTTCGCCGAGGGTTTCGTCAAGGCTCTGGAGGACTTGCACAAGCAGAACCAGCtgggtggcggcggcggcggcggcaccggATCCACCGGGGGAGCGGCGGTGGCAGCGAGtggcggcggcggtggtggcagtggtggcGGCGGAGGAGCCGGCGAGCTGCCCACCGCCGGCCTAGCCCCGGAGCCCCCGGTGTACGCCAACCTCAGCAGCTACCCGGCCGTCAGCTACGCCGCCGAGCCCGGCCCGTTcgcg cccccgccgccccggctgcctcctccacctcctcctcctcctccgctgAAGGACGAGCCGCAGATCGTGCCCGAGGTGCCGAGCTTCGGCGAGAGCCCGCCGCTGTCG CCCATCGACATGGACACGCAGGAGCGCATCAAGGCAGAGCGGAAGCGGCTGAGGAACCGCATCGCCGCCTCCAAGTGCCGCAAGAGGAAGCTGGAGCGCATCTCGCgcctggaggagaaggtgaAGAGCCTCAAGAGCCAGAACACCGAGCTGGCCTCCACCGCCAGCCTGCTCCGCGAGCAGGTGGCACAGCTCAAGCAGAAGGTGCTCAGCCACGTCAACAGcggctgccagctcctgccgcagcaccagcaccaggtGCCGGCCTACTGA
- the LSM4 gene encoding U6 snRNA-associated Sm-like protein LSm4: MLPLSLLKTAQNHPMLVELKNGETYNGHLVSCDNWMNINLREVICTSRDGDKFWRMPECYIRGSTIKYLRIPDEIIDMVKEEVVSKGRGRGGMQQQKQQKGRGVGGAGRGVFGGRGRGIPGSGRGQQEKKPGRQAAKQ; this comes from the exons ATG CTGCCCCTGTCGCTGCTGAAGACGGCTCAGAACCACCCCATG CTGGTGGAGCTGAAGAACGGCGAGACCTACAACGGGCACCTGGTGAGCTGCGACAACTGGATGAACATCAACCTGCGGGAGGTCATCTGCACCTCCCGG GACGGTGACAAATTCTGGAGGATGCCGGAGTGCTACATCCGCGGCAGCACCATCAAATACCTCCGCATCCCCGACGAGATCATCGACATGgtcaaggaggaggtggtgtCCAAGGGCCGAGGCCGCGGCgggatgcagcagcagaagcagcagaagggccGCGGGGTGGGCGGCGCCGGGCGAG GTGTCTTTGGTGGCCGTGGCCGAGGGATCCCAGGCAGTGGAAGAggccagcaggaaaaaaagccgGGCAGGCAGGCAGCGAAGCAGTGA